The following proteins come from a genomic window of uncultured Treponema sp.:
- a CDS encoding ABC transporter permease subunit: protein MKNKSWAVIMKRELCSYFTSPVAYIVGALFLLFSGFLFFSTFFLVNRPELRNFFELLPILFSFFIPAMTMRIFSEEKKSGTMETLVTLPVTNFDIVAGKYLASFVSSIVLLIPTFFYVAACAIFASSRIDFGPVVGGYLGAVLLASAFCAIGIFASSVTKNQIIAFFLAFAICIFLTMITVFSVLLPGIFVGFASFISSTSHFMSISRGIIDSRDILYFVSLTAVFVSLTVCVISNQRKG from the coding sequence ATGAAAAATAAATCTTGGGCAGTTATTATGAAACGGGAACTTTGCTCGTATTTTACAAGTCCTGTTGCTTACATTGTTGGCGCGCTGTTTCTTTTGTTCAGCGGATTTTTATTTTTTTCTACATTCTTTTTGGTGAACCGACCTGAGCTTAGAAATTTTTTTGAGCTGCTTCCGATATTGTTCAGTTTTTTTATTCCGGCAATGACGATGCGAATTTTCAGCGAGGAAAAAAAGAGCGGAACAATGGAAACTTTGGTTACGTTGCCTGTTACAAATTTCGATATTGTTGCAGGAAAATATCTTGCGAGTTTTGTTTCTAGTATTGTGCTTTTGATTCCGACTTTTTTTTATGTTGCAGCTTGCGCAATTTTTGCTTCTTCGCGAATTGATTTTGGTCCTGTTGTCGGCGGATATTTGGGAGCTGTGCTTTTGGCTTCGGCTTTTTGCGCGATTGGAATTTTTGCTTCGTCTGTTACAAAAAATCAGATTATCGCATTTTTCCTTGCGTTTGCAATTTGCATTTTCCTTACGATGATTACAGTTTTTTCTGTTTTGCTTCCGGGAATTTTCGTTGGCTTCGCTTCGTTCATTTCTTCCACGAGCCACTTTATGTCGATTTCGAGAGGCATAATTGATTCGCGCGATATTTTGTATTTTGTTTCTTTGACAGCAGTTTTTGTTTCTCTGACAGTCTGCGTAATTTCAAATCAAAGGAAAGGTTGA
- a CDS encoding ATP-binding cassette domain-containing protein, with product MIEVENVSKLFGNFRAVDGISFSIQTGEIVGLLGPNGAGKTTTMRMISGFLEPDSGTVKIDGLDVLKNPVETKRKIGYMPESAPMYSDMIVADYLKYIAEIEGQNPAEKCQELAEVCGLKEVMHKNIGELSRGNRQRVGLAHALMGNPEILILDEPTSGLDPNQVLEVRNLIKQIGKTHTVIISTHILSEVEMLCGRVIIISGGKKVADSPTEELREHFGNSSEVQLCVSGASAEDAEKIFHGINGVSKIHSILNDGKIEFRISVEKNIEVRPELAKACVQNGLELFEMQQKKNSLEDVFRSLTSAHDSENGVENEK from the coding sequence ATGATTGAAGTTGAAAATGTGTCGAAGCTGTTTGGAAATTTCCGGGCGGTGGACGGCATAAGTTTTTCTATTCAGACTGGAGAAATTGTTGGGCTGCTTGGTCCGAACGGAGCTGGAAAAACGACAACGATGCGAATGATTTCCGGTTTTCTTGAGCCTGATTCTGGAACTGTAAAAATTGACGGGCTTGATGTTTTAAAAAATCCGGTTGAGACAAAAAGAAAAATTGGATATATGCCAGAAAGCGCGCCGATGTATTCCGACATGATTGTTGCCGACTATTTAAAATACATTGCTGAAATTGAAGGTCAGAATCCTGCGGAAAAATGCCAGGAGCTTGCAGAAGTCTGCGGACTAAAAGAAGTCATGCACAAAAATATTGGAGAGCTTAGCCGCGGAAACAGACAGCGCGTTGGGCTTGCTCATGCTCTTATGGGAAATCCTGAAATTCTTATTCTTGACGAGCCGACAAGTGGACTTGATCCAAACCAAGTTTTGGAAGTGCGCAATTTGATTAAGCAGATTGGAAAAACTCACACTGTAATTATTTCAACGCATATTCTTAGCGAAGTTGAAATGCTTTGCGGCAGAGTTATTATTATTTCCGGCGGAAAAAAAGTTGCCGATAGTCCGACAGAAGAACTTCGCGAGCATTTTGGAAATTCGTCTGAAGTTCAGCTTTGTGTTTCCGGGGCTTCTGCAGAAGATGCTGAAAAAATATTCCACGGAATAAATGGCGTTTCAAAAATTCATTCAATTTTAAATGATGGAAAAATTGAATTTAGAATTTCCGTTGAAAAAAATATTGAAGTCAGACCGGAACTCGCAAAGGCGTGCGTGCAGAACGGCTTGGAGCTTTTTGAAATGCAGCAGAAAAAGAACAGCCTTGAAGATGTGTTTAGAAGCTTGACTTCTGCGCATGATTCTGAAAATGGAGTAGAAAATGAAAAATAA